In the Gammaproteobacteria bacterium genome, one interval contains:
- a CDS encoding GFA family protein, translating to CHCHSCRRNTGSAVATFVGFSPDQVSYTAGERQFYESSPGVRRGFCGKCGTPLSYEADRFPGEIHLYISTLDEPDKFTPQFHVFYAQRIPWFEIADDLPRHRRTSRDS from the coding sequence TTGCCACTGCCATAGTTGTCGTCGCAACACCGGATCTGCCGTCGCCACGTTTGTCGGCTTTAGTCCCGATCAGGTTAGTTATACTGCCGGCGAGCGCCAGTTTTACGAATCATCGCCAGGCGTTCGCCGAGGTTTCTGCGGCAAGTGTGGTACGCCACTGAGCTATGAAGCGGACAGATTTCCGGGTGAGATTCACCTATATATAAGTACCCTGGATGAACCTGATAAGTTCACGCCTCAGTTTCACGTGTTCTACGCGCAGCGTATCCCGTGGTTCGAGATTGCCGACGATCTTCCCCGTCATCGCCGGACGTCCCGAGACTCATAG
- a CDS encoding 1-acyl-sn-glycerol-3-phosphate acyltransferase produces the protein MWFFGWDGVGQVPAGGKFVLIGEPHTSNWDFAFGLSALYVFRLKVSWLGKDALFRKPFGGIMRWQGGIAIDRNSQHGVVDQLARRFRGSQQLVIGLTPSGTRKKKDYWKSGFYRIAHAAQVPIVCGYLDYSRKEACMGLAFVPTGAVKNDMDRIRHFYEGVQGKHPELVTTIRLQDERA, from the coding sequence ATGTGGTTTTTCGGCTGGGATGGCGTAGGTCAAGTTCCGGCCGGTGGAAAATTCGTTCTTATTGGCGAACCACACACCAGCAACTGGGACTTTGCTTTCGGGCTAAGCGCATTATATGTATTTCGATTGAAAGTCTCTTGGTTAGGAAAGGATGCCTTATTTAGGAAGCCTTTTGGCGGCATCATGCGGTGGCAGGGCGGCATCGCCATTGATCGGAACAGCCAACATGGTGTCGTTGATCAGCTTGCTCGGCGGTTCAGGGGCTCACAACAACTTGTCATCGGTTTAACGCCGTCAGGGACACGTAAGAAAAAAGACTATTGGAAGTCTGGTTTCTATCGGATTGCCCATGCTGCACAAGTTCCCATAGTTTGTGGGTATCTCGATTACAGTCGGAAAGAAGCATGCATGGGCCTTGCTTTTGTCCCTACTGGTGCCGTTAAGAATGACATGGATCGAATTCGCCACTTCTACGAAGGTGTACAGGGCAAACACCCTGAATTAGTAACGACAATCAGGCTCCAAGATGAAAGGGCCTGA